The sequence TTATCTGACAATTCGCTTTCGTGTTGAATACCATTTGCATTTATTCTACAATTCCATTTGCATATTGGAAATAATCCTGTTTCGTTTAACTCTACTGTTCCGCTAGCAACTAAATTGTCATTAATACCATTTTCGTCAGTATCGTCCATGTAAATATCGACGTGTTTACCTTGAAAAAGTAAAACTTCCTTTCCCTCATAGTCCAGTTTAATGTCTTGCTGAGAAAGAAGAACTAAATCACTTTCGATAAGTTCGTTAAAGTCTACATACAGTCTTGAATTATTCATTTTAGTTCGTGTCTTAATTGACGTAAGGTCTGTTTAGCCTTGCAGCTAACGTTTCGGGGCTTTGTGATGGTGGGGCAATCGAAGCACAAATGTTCAATTTTGTACAAAAATCCAATCGAAGAACTACCATTGAGCTTTGCAGTTTCGCCCCACTATTGCAAAACCCTTGTTAGCTGCAGTTTTATTCATCTTTTTTATAATAACTCCAAATATCATTTGATACTCCAATTATACAAATACCTTGATGATTACTGAATTTTGCAGTGTATGAATAGTGATTTTGTGATAAATATGTATCAATATGTTCATAAAAAAAATCAACATCATAAATAAAATTGTATTTAATATAATTATCATCATTTATATTATTTCTAATAATATTTTTCACGAAATCTCTTAAATAAAAACTATCAACTTCAAAATATCCGTTATTTGTTGATTGCTCATCTTGAAATAGTGTTGTAGATCTTAATACTTGTAATAATTCCGAACCTTGAATTTGGATTAAATCAATATTTTCAAATATATGACTAACAAATTTTTCAATTAGTTTCCACTCTATTTTAATTTCATTTTCAAAGGAATCATTAAAAATATTTTCATCAAATGAAAAATACAATGTTAATTCATTCAGTGTATATGTTGCGCTCCAATTTTTTGAGCTTTCTTGATTAAATTCAAGTTCTTTATTGTTTACAAGGATTTTCATAAAATTGCAGCAAACATTTGGCTTTACGCATTGCGCCAATCCAAACTATAATTTTGTTAAAAATAATGAAATAAACAGCGATAGCAAATTTTAATTTTTATTAAAAATAAAAATCATCTCTACGTATTTCAAACCCTCAACCGACACGTTCTAAAGCTATTTTGATACGTTCCTGAAAAGTCCTAATACGTTTTGTATTGTTTTAGATACGTTGCACAACCTATCCGGATACGTTCATCAGAAGTCCTGCGAGGTTGTTGATATCTCCGATGGCGTAATGTAACCATCTGTCTAAGTCATGCAACCTATCCCGACAAGTAAAAGATAAGTAGGAATAGATAAACAACCGCTCCGGAGATTTCATGAACGTATCTGAAGCGGTACATCATACCGAGCGACCATCAAAGAACCTCCCAAGATGATTAAATAAGCTGTCCGAAGCTATGTTAAACGTATTGAGAATAATAAACAACGTGTTCCGATCATTAAAGAACCTGTCAAAATATTTAAAAGACCAGTTAAAAGCATAAAAATACCCCTCCATATCATTGAAGGGGTGGTTAGTTATCGTTGTTTTACTTTGTCTCCTCGGTTGGAGCTGTAGAAGTCGAATTTTTCACAAAAAACTGTTTCAGATCTATGTATTTGTTTTCAAATCCCGGTGATGCTGTACCTGCTTTGTAGGTGGTGTATGAATAATCAGCCAACGCCGACTGATAATTGTCGTAATCATGTAACGTTTTGGCATTATTCAGTCTTGTGATCAGGCTTTCAAGTCTGTTAATCATTCCCTCCATACTATTTCGGGAGCTGTGGTCTTTGTTGAATTCGTCCCAATCTACTTCGGGAGAACTCAGGTTAGACTGGTTCTGATTGTAGTCGTAGACTTTGTTTACAAACAGTTTGTTTTGCTCATTGATGCTTCCGTAACGTCTGCGGTCTTCAGGTGAAAGGTTGATTGTGATTTCAGCAAGAGCTGTTTCCAATGCCGCGATGGCATCCTGTGCAGCAGTGATCTTTGCACTGCTCAAATGGGTGGAGTTCAAATTTGTTAATCCCATCATTTTTGATTTTAAAGGTTAATACTATGTATATAAAATCGTGTGTTTTTATTTTGAGGAATCACTAAGGTGGGAAAAAAAATAAAATGAAAATAAAAATTTTAAATGCCTGAAATAGTTACCAATTTTATTCACCGCAGAAATTCCCCTCCCTTGGAGGGGTGGATTTTTCCGAAAGGAAAAAGACGGGGTGGTTAAATACTTACAACAGAATTTTTCAATCTACTTGTAAAAACAAACCACCCCGTCAAAAATTCTTACGAATTTTCGCCACCCCTCCAGAGGAGGGGAATTTTTCAACTTTTTATTTCTATTGTTTGAATTTGTATTTAATAGCAAAATAAAATTAAAGCTGAGATTCTTCCTTCGTCAGAATGACAAAGATGCTGTTTAGTTAACTGTAAAAGCGACATAGGAAATGAAAGCGTTAAGAAAATAAGCGATGCGAACGTTAAGAAAATTCTTCTGTTCGAAGCGCGACATCAATTGTGAATTGAAGAAACAATTATGAACTCGCGCAAGTTTTAGAATTTTTAGAGAGTATCGGTTATTTTTAGCCTTTCAGTTCCAAGTCTTGAATTTTTGTTTTAAGACAAAAGAAATTTAAAAAAATAAGTCACTGCCCCAATCTTATTATATTCTAAGAATTCATTGCAATTATACAAAATCGGGAGACGGCAAAGATCTGTATTGCTAATTGTAAAAACGACATGGGAAATGAAAGCGTTAAGAAAATAAGCGATGCGAACGTTAAGAAAATTCTTCTGTTTGAAGCGCGACATTAATAGTGAATTGAAGAAACAATTATGAACTCGCGCAAGTTTTAGAATTTTTAGAGAGTATCGGTTATTTTTAGCCTTTCAGTTTCAAGTCTTGAATTTTTGTTTTAAGACAAAAGAAATTTAAAAAAATAAGTCACTGCCCAATCTTATTATATTCTAAGAATTCGTTGCAATTATACAAAATCGGGAGACGCCAAAGATGCTGTTTAGTTAAACTGTAAAAACGACATAGGAAATGAAAGCGTTAAGAAAATAAGCGATGCGAACGTTAAGAAAATTCTTCTGTTTGAAGCGCGACATCAATTGTGAATTGAAGAAACAATTATGAACTCGCGCAAGTTTTAGAATTTTTAGAGAGTATCGATTATTTTTAGCCTTTCAGTTCCAAGTCTTGAACTTTTGTTTCTTTTGTTTTAAGACAAAAGAAAATTAATAAAAGAAAAATTACTTCCTTTTTGAAGACTTCCTTACACAAATCTTCGGTGCAAGAACAACCTTCTTCTCAATAGAAACTCCGGAAGAATTATCTTTAATATGATCAAGGAAAACCTGTCCAGCCATATTCCCCATAATCAAAGGAGTCTGATCCATTGAGCTCATCGGAAGTTCCATAAACTGGGTAAAAGGTTCATTGGAGAAGCCGATAACAGCAACTTCCTGAGGAATTTTGATCTTACGCTTCTTTAATTCCTGACAAGCTCCTAACGCCGCAAAATCACTGGAAGAAAATATAGCATCCGGAATGGATGGTCTGCTCCATAAAGTTTTGATGGCATCAATTCCTGCTTCAATCGAACTTCCGGTAGAAATGATATTTTCTTCTTTTACCTGAAATTTGTGATCAATTAAAGCTTGTTTATAACCACTTAGACGGTTTTGATAAATCTCAAGATTCAAATCTCCGGCAAAGTGACAGATGTTTTTATACCCTTCGGAAATGAGATGTTCTGTCGCCATATAACCGCCTTTATAGTCATCAATGGTAACGGTACTAATTCCCGGAATATCTTTCTTTCTATCGAAAAATATAATAGGCGTATTGGATGTATTTAAAATTTGTTGAATATGTTCCGTGTCTACTGTGGTACGGGAAACAGACATAAAAATTCCGTCAACCTGAGCATTTAATAAAGTGTTCAAATGTTTTTTTTCCGTTAAAACATCTTCATGACTTTGGCAGATAATCACGTGATAACCGTGAAGAGAAAGTTCTTCTTCAATTCCACGGATAACCGATGAGAAAAAGTTGGTATTAATGTAGGGAACGATGATTCCCACGTTTTTGGTTTCCCCACTTTTTAGAGCTTTGGCAAGGTTATTCTGCTTATAGTTCATTTCCTTTGCAGTTTTAACCACCAAATCTTTCGTTGCCTGGCTGATTCTCGGATTATCATTCAATGCTCTGGAAACCGTTGCCACACTTACGTTTAGCTTCTTTGAAATATCATAAATAGTGGCATTTTTCTTTGTCATAGGTATTCTGGACTAACGTTAATTTTCCATCCGTATTCCTTGTATGGAATGGTGGTAAATTTAATCAAATTATAAATACCAATAGCGCAGAAGCTATAATTTTATACATTATTGATTAAATAATACTGAACAGTCTATTTCTAAAAGCTTTGCAGATCTATCGTAGTTTTACTACATCAAATCGTAGAATTACTACAATTTTCGAAATAATAGTTTAAAAGTTTTAAAAATATTTTTGGTGTATTTATCTTTGGGTTATAGAAATCACAAAAATACTAACGATTTAAAATTTACTTATTATGGCAGCAAATTCAAGAGGAATCTTAAAATTCAACGGCAGCGAAGGTCAAAAATTATTAAAGCTAAACTACAGCGTTTCAAGATCTACAGATGTTTCAGGTAGAGTAGCATCAGATCCGTCAAATGCATTGATCAAATTAACAATCGAGGCAACAGAAAAATCTGACATCCTTGAGTCATTGTTAAACGGAAAATACAAGCCAACTTCAGGCGAAATTACTTTCAACAAATCTCATGAAGAAGGTACTTTGATTACTTTAAACTGGGAAAATGGTTATGTAATTCAACATGAAGTAGATTTCGACGCAGTAGACGAAAACTCAATGTTGATCAGCTTTGTAGTAAGTGCTGAGAAAATCAACTATGGTAATTCTGCTTACGAAGGAATTTGGCCAACAAGCTAAAATTTGCAGATTTATTATTTATAGTAATATATAAAAGACTGTCCTCAAAAGACGGTCTTTTTTGCCCTAATTCTTCTTTGAAAAAAAATTAATTTCAAAAAGAAGGGTTTAAAAAGAATAATGGCATTGCCGAAATGTAAGATGCATAAGGCAAGTTAATTGCATTCCCATTAAATTGATTAAGCAAAATAAATAAGATTTATCATATCGAGATGAATAATATTTTATAAATTTATGCTCTATACACCAAATTTACGCAGATATGAAAAGTTTTGACACATCTGGAGGTTCCGTTTTCCGCCCGTCTCAGAATGCGGCAGGAATTTCAGAGAATCATCATACCGGAATTAACCGATTGGTAAAATTATCTTTGGTCATTGAAGGTAAGGTAATCAAGTATTACAAACATTTCAAGCTTACCCAAAGCTCACAAAAGCACCACGAATTTACGCTTACTTTAGCGCATGATACTTTAGGCGACCGCCAAACCCATACTTTAGAAGAAGCAAATAAATTTTTAGGCAAAAGATTAACGGCTGTCATTTCTTATAAAGACATTGAGAACAGTCCGGAACGCACTTTTGTAGGCGTTATTACAGGCGTAGGTTTCAGTCAGGAGAAAATGAGTCTGGGAAATATCATTTTGTCAGGTTATAGTCCTACCATTCTATTGGATGGAGCTCCTCATATTCAAAGTTTTGGTGGAAATCAGGCTGTCAATATGGGAATTATTGCTGAAGAAGTCATTAAACAAGGTTTAGATAAAAGCCGTTTTGATATCAGAATTGATACCAATGATTATTCTCAAATTATTTATAGCAGTCAATATGATGAAACCCATTACAATTATCTGGCGAGAATGGCAGAAGCGTATGGCGAACAGTTTTATTACGATGGAGAAGTTCTTCACTTCGGGAAACTTCCACCACAAAATAAGCCGATCAAATTAACTTACGGAAGCAGTGCAAACGATATAAAAGTTGAATTAAAAGCTGTTCATACCAAACCACAATTTTACGGTTACAACAGCAATAAAAATGAAGTTTTAAAATCGGGCTCAACGCCGATTCAGCATGTTGGAGATTTAGCAAAAACAGCTTATCAGCATAATGATGCTATTTACAAAACTCCATCATTACGCGTTGCACCCATAAAAGCAACAACTCATTTGGATGTTGAATATTCACAAAAAAGTACTTCTGGAAGTGAAGCGGTGAATGTTTTCAATCTTTCAGGTTCTACAACCGTTCCTTTTTTACATCCTGGCTGCAGCGTAGATATTGAAATGCGAAAAGTTGATACGAATGAAACTTCGTATTTCACAAGAATCATGATTACAGAAACTACCCATGAAATTGATACGATTGGTCATTATACCGGAAGTTTTGCAGGAATTGCATCAGACACAGGGTTTTTACCAAAACCTGAATTTACCGTTCCTATCGCACAGCCACAAATTGCAACAGTCATTTCAAACGCCGATCCAGAAGGACAGGGAAGAGTTCAGGTAAGATTTGACTGGCAGACGAATGACACCACACATTTCATTAGAATGATGAGTCCCGATGCAGGAGGAACTGATCAGATTACCCAAAACCGAGGTTATGTTGCCATTCCCGAAGTTGGCGATCAGGTAATGGTAAATTTTGTACACAATCATCCCGACCGACCTTTTGTAATGGGCGGAATGTTTCATGGAGGAGTTGGATTAGGTGGCGGAATCAATAATCATTTAAAATCAATACAGACAAGAAGCGGAATCAGAATTTTGATGAACGATGAAGAAGGAAGTGTAAATATCATTGATCCGAGTGGAAATACCTATTTCATGGATGGAAAGGGAAATATTTCAATGAATGCTCCGAAAAATTTTACTTTAAACGCAGGTGAAAATATCAATATCACTGCTGGTAAAGAAATTTCGATTGGAGCGGGAGCAAGTATTACCAGCTCTGCAAATGATAATATTATTTCTACTGCAGGTACAGATATTGTGCAGACTGCAGCGGGAGATATTCGTGAATCTTCAGATATGAGAACGGAGATGGTGGAAAAAGAATTTTTCCGTCAGTCTGAAACCTCCAACGAAATTGCCGGAGAAATATCAATGTTCAGCGAATTGGAAAATATGACGATGCAAAGTGGAAAGATTGTTGAATTTAACAGTGCCGAAAAATCAAAATTATTCTAATCATGGCCATTCGAAAAACAGCAAAAAATATTATCATCAAAGTAAATGATACTTACAATTTAAGTGTCGGAAAAAAGGCTGAAAAAATTGCACAAAAAATCAATGCAGAGGCTACTAATGGAAACCTTGTTTTGGCAAGTAATAAAAAAATAATGTCTCATGGGAATAAATAAATTAAAAATATTAGTTCTCTTTATCTTTTATAGTTTTTCACTAGTAAGTTGTCAAAATAAAAAAATGGAAGAAAAATACAACTGGTCG is a genomic window of Chryseobacterium scophthalmum containing:
- a CDS encoding LacI family DNA-binding transcriptional regulator → MTKKNATIYDISKKLNVSVATVSRALNDNPRISQATKDLVVKTAKEMNYKQNNLAKALKSGETKNVGIIVPYINTNFFSSVIRGIEEELSLHGYHVIICQSHEDVLTEKKHLNTLLNAQVDGIFMSVSRTTVDTEHIQQILNTSNTPIIFFDRKKDIPGISTVTIDDYKGGYMATEHLISEGYKNICHFAGDLNLEIYQNRLSGYKQALIDHKFQVKEENIISTGSSIEAGIDAIKTLWSRPSIPDAIFSSSDFAALGACQELKKRKIKIPQEVAVIGFSNEPFTQFMELPMSSMDQTPLIMGNMAGQVFLDHIKDNSSGVSIEKKVVLAPKICVRKSSKRK
- the tssD gene encoding type VI secretion system tube protein TssD encodes the protein MAANSRGILKFNGSEGQKLLKLNYSVSRSTDVSGRVASDPSNALIKLTIEATEKSDILESLLNGKYKPTSGEITFNKSHEEGTLITLNWENGYVIQHEVDFDAVDENSMLISFVVSAEKINYGNSAYEGIWPTS
- a CDS encoding type VI secretion system Vgr family protein; translation: MKSFDTSGGSVFRPSQNAAGISENHHTGINRLVKLSLVIEGKVIKYYKHFKLTQSSQKHHEFTLTLAHDTLGDRQTHTLEEANKFLGKRLTAVISYKDIENSPERTFVGVITGVGFSQEKMSLGNIILSGYSPTILLDGAPHIQSFGGNQAVNMGIIAEEVIKQGLDKSRFDIRIDTNDYSQIIYSSQYDETHYNYLARMAEAYGEQFYYDGEVLHFGKLPPQNKPIKLTYGSSANDIKVELKAVHTKPQFYGYNSNKNEVLKSGSTPIQHVGDLAKTAYQHNDAIYKTPSLRVAPIKATTHLDVEYSQKSTSGSEAVNVFNLSGSTTVPFLHPGCSVDIEMRKVDTNETSYFTRIMITETTHEIDTIGHYTGSFAGIASDTGFLPKPEFTVPIAQPQIATVISNADPEGQGRVQVRFDWQTNDTTHFIRMMSPDAGGTDQITQNRGYVAIPEVGDQVMVNFVHNHPDRPFVMGGMFHGGVGLGGGINNHLKSIQTRSGIRILMNDEEGSVNIIDPSGNTYFMDGKGNISMNAPKNFTLNAGENINITAGKEISIGAGASITSSANDNIISTAGTDIVQTAAGDIRESSDMRTEMVEKEFFRQSETSNEIAGEISMFSELENMTMQSGKIVEFNSAEKSKLF